DNA from Anaerolineae bacterium:
CAGATCAACCGAGATCTGTTTTTTCTCTTCAAGCTCTTTAAATATCTGTGGATACTTGGCTTCGATAAACAGATAAAGACCTGCCTCATATTTTGCCATAACATCAACAGGATATTTATCTAAAAAGCCTTTTGTTCCAGCATAAAGCATGGACACCTGCTTTTCCATCGGCAAAGGATGATATTGGGGTTGTTTTAAGATTTCAACCAGCCTTGCGCCTCGGGTCAGCTGGGCCTGAGTTGCTTTATCCAGATCGCTGCCAAACGCGGCAAATGCCTCAAGCTCCCGATACTGAGCCAGATCGAGTCGAAGACTACCGGCCACCTGTTTCATTGCCTTGACCTGTGCCGCTCCACCAACACGCGAAACCGAAAGACCCACATTAATCGCCGGCCTGACACCGGCAAAAAACAGAGCCGGCTCAAGATATATCTGCCCATCGGTAATGGAAATAACATTTGTCGGAATATAAGCAGACACGTCACCGGCCTGAGTTTCAATGATCGGCAGTGCTGTCAAAGAACCTGCGCCAAGCTCATCATTGACTTTAGCCGCACGTTCAAGGAGACGTGAGTGATTGTAGAAAATGTCGCCGGGATATGCTTCACGGCCCGGGGGACGTCTCAAAAGCAGAGAAACCTGACGGTAGGCAGCTGCCTGCTTGGAAAGGTCATCATATATAATAAGAGCATGCTGACCTTTATCGCGGAAATATTCGCCCATCGCACATCCCGCATAAGGCGCTACGTACTGCAGTGTCGCAGGATCGCTTGCACATGCGGAAACAATGGTTGTATATTCCATAGCTCCATGCTTCTCAAGAATGGCATGAACCTGGGCTACGGTCGACTGCTTCTGGCCACAGGCAACATAAATACAATATACATCCGTGTTCTTTTGCGCCAGGATTGCATCAATCGCAATAGCTGTTTTTCCGATCTGCCGGTCACCGATAATAAGTTCCCGCTGGCCGCGGCCAACAGGCGTCATGGAATCAATGGCTTTCAAACCGGTATAACATGGTTCATGCACACCTTTTCTTTCAATAACGCCGGGTGCAACCCTCTCAACCCTGCTGAACTCTTTTGTATCAATAGGGCCTTTGCCGTCAAGGGGTTCACCTACAGCCGAAACAACACGTCCCAGAACTGCTTCACCCACAGGAACCTGAGCAATACGTCCGGTACGCTTGACAATATCACCCTCCTTAATGTTGGTATCTTCGCCCATAATGGCAACACCGACATTATCTTCCTCAAGGTTCAATACAAGCCCTAAAATATTACCCGGAAATTCAACAAGCTCCAAAGCCATTGCCTTTTCAA
Protein-coding regions in this window:
- the atpA gene encoding F0F1 ATP synthase subunit alpha gives rise to the protein MELKAEEISQIIRDQIVDYDKKVELSETGVVLSVGDGIARVYGLEKAMALELVEFPGNILGLVLNLEEDNVGVAIMGEDTNIKEGDIVKRTGRIAQVPVGEAVLGRVVSAVGEPLDGKGPIDTKEFSRVERVAPGVIERKGVHEPCYTGLKAIDSMTPVGRGQRELIIGDRQIGKTAIAIDAILAQKNTDVYCIYVACGQKQSTVAQVHAILEKHGAMEYTTIVSACASDPATLQYVAPYAGCAMGEYFRDKGQHALIIYDDLSKQAAAYRQVSLLLRRPPGREAYPGDIFYNHSRLLERAAKVNDELGAGSLTALPIIETQAGDVSAYIPTNVISITDGQIYLEPALFFAGVRPAINVGLSVSRVGGAAQVKAMKQVAGSLRLDLAQYRELEAFAAFGSDLDKATQAQLTRGARLVEILKQPQYHPLPMEKQVSMLYAGTKGFLDKYPVDVMAKYEAGLYLFIEAKYPQIFKELEEKKQISVDLDKIMSEALRAYDDEFKDTIK